Proteins from one Microbulbifer pacificus genomic window:
- a CDS encoding sigma factor-like helix-turn-helix DNA-binding protein → MNSQALENMNDQQKENWADRLLAEYEDGRNELKAMGNKLDLENDLDKQDKKQINSMINDMSFSMKWMKIGRRPGNMRGIDKRSAYQRRALIDMDIFPSLDIQPEERVLTQEEREEVIKILAMLSHRERQCYLLHMANGFSLAEIGRELGISKRSAQQYVDRAKKKVGGIIEKAS, encoded by the coding sequence ATGAATAGTCAGGCATTAGAAAACATGAACGATCAGCAAAAAGAGAACTGGGCAGATAGATTACTAGCTGAATACGAAGACGGTCGCAATGAATTAAAAGCCATGGGTAATAAATTAGATTTAGAAAATGATCTTGATAAGCAGGACAAAAAGCAAATAAACAGCATGATTAATGATATGTCGTTCTCTATGAAATGGATGAAAATAGGTCGTCGTCCGGGTAATATGCGTGGGATTGATAAACGCTCTGCTTATCAACGTAGAGCATTGATTGATATGGATATATTTCCATCTTTAGATATTCAGCCAGAGGAAAGAGTATTAACACAGGAAGAACGTGAAGAAGTAATAAAAATATTAGCGATGTTATCTCATAGAGAACGTCAATGTTATTTGCTCCATATGGCTAATGGTTTCAGTTTAGCTGAAATTGGCAGGGAGTTAGGTATTTCTAAAAGATCAGCGCAGCAATATGTTGATCGAGCGAAGAAAAAAGTAGGTGGGATAATAGAAAAAGCGTCATGA